The Elaeis guineensis isolate ETL-2024a chromosome 13, EG11, whole genome shotgun sequence genome includes a region encoding these proteins:
- the LOC140853422 gene encoding uncharacterized protein, producing the protein MDAEAARMLARGLKAHKRKGVAASGSAKKVRTEETSSATSAQAAFAVDVPSDVEPPAPRASSRSPPTEVPISGVRSAEAPGVERGRRRKSVARRVSSRRAAIEESHSSEEEPGENPFNDRDLIKRLIDGCILPEVVQRIDRADPEQRVWDFLGSFLEFGHQLLANIKATNRARRDAIQAEESRRAEVARLKEKAAEVVTLQEALEREKQALEKEKQTSEETVRKAEAEVANLEEQIPVLVSEARILVVEEFKASAEMRDLNVKFGQEAFIKGFELCQEKVARRFPELDLSFLDEASEDKAGPSPTATATAAPLPGTPSSPTPTSEV; encoded by the exons atggacgccgaagcagcacggatgctcgccagaggcctcaaggctcacaagaggaaaggcgtcgcggcctccggatcggcaaagaaggttagaacggaggagacgagctcggccacgtctgcccaggcggccttcgcagtcgacgttccttcggacgtcgaacctcctgctcctcgggcctcttcaaggagtccccccactgaggttcccatttcgggggtccgttccgcggaggcgcccggggtcgagagggggaggagaaggaagtcagtggcccgcagggtgagtagccgtcgggccgccatcgaagagtcccacagttccgaagaagagccgggggagaatcccttcaatgacagggacttgataaagcggctgattgacggctgcatcctgcccgaggtcgtccagaggattgatcgcgccgatcccgaacagcgggtttgggacttccTAGGGTCTTTTcttgag ttcgggcaccagctccttgccaatatcaaggcgacgaatcgggcgaggagggatgccatccaggcggaggagagtcgccgggccgaagtcgctcgcctcaaagaaaaggcagccgaggtagtcaccctccaagaggccctggagagagaaaagcaggccctggagaaagagaagcagacctcggaggagacggtgaggaaggcggaggccgaggtcgcaaatttggaggagcagatcccggtcctggtctcggaggccaggattttggtggtggaggagttcaaggcctctgcggagatgagggacctgaacgtcaagttcggccaagaagcattcattaaGGGAtttgagctttgccaggagaaggtggccaggagatttcccgagctcgatctcagcttcttggacgaggcgtctgaagacaaagccggtccctctcccactgctactgccactgcagccccccttccggggacaccgagctccccaactcctacttcagaggtctga